The Mesotoga infera genome contains the following window.
TTTTCGCGGAAGTTAAAGAAGAAGTTGGCGACAGGGTACCGTTGATAGCCGGAACAGGTACGGCTAACACTTACGAGACAATAGAACTGACAAAGGAAGCAGCGAGGCTGGGATATGATGCTTCCATGGTAGTTGTTCCTTATTACTGTCATCCTACTCAGGAAGGAATCTACTATCACTTCTCTCAGATATGCAAGAATACCGATCTTCCGATCATGGTCTATAACATTCCTCTCTTTACGGCTTCGAATATCGATCCGGCGACTCTGGCCAAGCTAACTGAGTTTGAGAATATCGTTGCCGTCAAAGATGAGGCCGGAATTAATCCGTTGCAGACCTCTGCCTTCTTGAAGGCGACAAAGGGGAAGATAGTGGTTTATTCCGGAGACGACCTAATGGTTCTCTCGGTCATGAGCCAGGGTGGAATAGGTGTTATAAGCGGAGGTTCGCATGTAATTGGAGACATGATGAGGAACTTGATAGATGAGTTCCTCTCTGGTGATGCCACCAAAGCTACAAGCAGCTTCAAGGAGCTTTATGAGCTCTTCAGCGCTTTCTTTGGCAGAAATAGGCGGCTTACAAACCCATTGCCGGCAGTAAAAAAGGCCTTCGCGCTCCACTCGGGACTGGATGTCGCGAGAGTAAGGCCGCCGCTCATGGAAATTGAGGAAGACGAAGTGGCAGTACTGAAAGATACTCTCAGAAAGTTCGGGAAAATTTCCTGAGCCTCAGAATCAAAAAACCGAAA
Protein-coding sequences here:
- the dapA gene encoding 4-hydroxy-tetrahydrodipicolinate synthase, whose protein sequence is MDVVGKFGRILIPMSTAFAADYSIDYPMTRRIASYLIGKKYCDSLVIAGTNGEFYSMSFEEKVRLFAEVKEEVGDRVPLIAGTGTANTYETIELTKEAARLGYDASMVVVPYYCHPTQEGIYYHFSQICKNTDLPIMVYNIPLFTASNIDPATLAKLTEFENIVAVKDEAGINPLQTSAFLKATKGKIVVYSGDDLMVLSVMSQGGIGVISGGSHVIGDMMRNLIDEFLSGDATKATSSFKELYELFSAFFGRNRRLTNPLPAVKKAFALHSGLDVARVRPPLMEIEEDEVAVLKDTLRKFGKIS